Part of the Streptomyces sp. NBC_00457 genome, CCGTCCGCGTTACCAGAGCCATGGTTCAAGACGCTAGGGCCCGGGGAGCCGATCGGTCCAAGACATGGTCCGGCTCGATTCCATAGGTGACGGCTATCGTGGCTGTATGCAGTTCCAGCAGCTCCAGTACTTCGTGGCGGTCGCCGAGACCCGGCACTTCACCCGGGCCGCCGATCTGGTCCACGTAGCGCAGCCGTCCTTGTCGCAGCAGATCAAGGCGCTGGAGCGGGAGTTGGGGGCGGATCTGTTCCTGCGGGCGCGCGGCAACATCACGCTCACCGACGCGGGCGAGGCGCTGCTGCCGCTGGCCCGCCGGATCCTGGCCGACGCGGACACGGCCCGGCACGAGGTGCAGGAGCTGGTGCAGCTGCGCAGCGGACGGGTCCGGCTGGGCGCGACCCCGAGCCTGTGCACCGGTCTGCTGCCGGATGTGCTGCGCGCCTTCCACGACCGCTATCCCGGCATCCGGCTGATGATCGAGGAAGGCGGCTCGCACGATCTCGTACGGGAACTCGCGCGCGGCGCCCTCGACCTCGCGCTGATCGTCCTGCCGTTGCCGACGCCCTCCCCGGCGCTCACCTCGGTGGAGCTGCTGCGCGAGGACCTGGTTGTCGTCTCCTCACCGGACTCCCCCAAGCCCGGCCACGGCCGGCGTACCGTACGCATCGCCGACCTGGAGGGCGAACGGCTTGTGATGTTCCGGCACGGCTACGACCTGCGCG contains:
- a CDS encoding LysR family transcriptional regulator — encoded protein: MQFQQLQYFVAVAETRHFTRAADLVHVAQPSLSQQIKALERELGADLFLRARGNITLTDAGEALLPLARRILADADTARHEVQELVQLRSGRVRLGATPSLCTGLLPDVLRAFHDRYPGIRLMIEEGGSHDLVRELARGALDLALIVLPLPTPSPALTSVELLREDLVVVSSPDSPKPGHGRRTVRIADLEGERLVMFRHGYDLRELTVAACRSAGFEPDFAVEGGEMDAVLGFVRAGLGMAVVPRMVATRAGRGLRVTPLARPGLHRTIALAHRSDVAPPRAARELQRMLLER